GAGCCCAATAATCCTAATGATGTGGTAAGAAAGTTATCGTACCAAGAATTATATATAGAAGTTTGCAAATTTGCCAATGTATTAAAATCATTGGGCGTAAAAAAGGGGGATCGAGTATGCATATATACGCCCATGGTGCCCGAGGGAGCCATCGCCATGCTTGCTTGTGCAAGAATAGGTGCTGTTCATTCTGTTGTTTTTGCTGGGTTTTCTGCTACTTCTTTGGCTGATAGAATTAATGACAGCGAATGTAAAATATTAATTACAGCCGATGCAGTTTATCGTGGCGACAAACTTGTCGCACTCAAAAATATAGCAGATGATGCTTTGCAAAATTGCCCCTCCATCGAGCATTGTATTATATATAATAACCGCAGCGAGAATGTGAATATGGTAACTAGTCGTGATTTGTGGTGGCATGAATTGATGACTGATATAAGTGCTGAATGTCATTCAGTACCAATGGATGCAGAAGATCCCTTATTTATATTATATACTTCAGGATCTACCGGAAAACCAAAAGGCGTATTACATACTACAGGTGGCTATATGATATATGTGGGCTATACTTTTTTAAATGTATTTAATTACCAGAAAGAAGAAATATTTTGGTGTACTGCCGATATTGGTTGGGTTACAGGACACAGCTATTTGATATATGGTCCGCTATTGAATGGTGCTACTACCGTCATGTTTGAAGGTGTTCCAAATTTTCCAAATGCAGGACGATTTTGGGAAGTAGTAGACAAACACAAAGTTAATATATTTTATACAGCTCCCACGGCTATCCGTGCATTGGAAGCCCAAGGTACGCAGTGGTTTGATGGAAAAAGTTTATCAAGTTTAAGAGTATTGGGAAGTGTGGGAGAACCTATTAATGAGGAAGCTTGGCAATGGTATCATAAAAATGTCGGTCATACAAATTGTCCGATTGTAGATACTTGGTGGCAAACAGAAACGGGTGGAATTTTAATATCGCCGATTGCTGGTATTACACCTTTAAAACCTGCCTTTGCAACCTTGCCCTTGCCCGGAATCCAACCTGTGTTAATAGACACAGAAGGAAAAGAAATTGAAGGGAATGATGTAGAAGGAAATCTATGTATTAAGTTTCCTTGGCCTGGAATGAGTCGTACTTTATATGGGGACCACGAACGTTTCCGACAAACTTATTATAATACGTATCACAATTATTATTTTACAGGCGATGGTGCCCGACGAGATTCAGAAGGTTATTATAGAATTACTGGAAGGGTGGATGATGTGATTAATGTGTCGGGTCATCGCATAGGAACAGGCGAGGTAGAAGATGCAATTAATAGCCATGCGTCGGTAGTAGAAAGTGCGGTAGTTGGTTACCCGCATGAAATAAAGGGACAAGGAATTTTCGCCTTTGTTATTATAACAGAATACCAAGAAAATTTGAATGTAGAAATTAAAGAGGCCGTTTCAAAAGTTATTGGCCCCTTTGCCCGACCAGATAAAATTATTATAGTTCCAGGTTTACCAAAAACTCGTTCAGGAAAAATTATGCGTCGTATACTGCGTAAAATTGCCGAGGGTGATGTATCTAATTTGGGGGATACATCTACCTTGCTCGACCCCGGAGTTGTGGAGCAGATAAAGGTGTTGGCGGGGGTGTAGCGGTGTGGTTGGTGATTTGATAACTTTGACTGCGTCGACGATTGCAAAGTTGTCAAATCTTCGTGTCGTGGCAAGTTGTCAAATCTGCATCGTGTACCAAATCAGCTCGTGGTTTAATACGCACCATCAAATGAAAATGATTGCCCAATAAACAATAGGTATAAGTA
The DNA window shown above is from Bacteroidota bacterium and carries:
- the acs gene encoding acetate--CoA ligase, with protein sequence MQQINNFEAYLKAYQNSINNPELFWSEVANDFHWTKPWKSTLEWNFTEPHIQWFKGGETNLCYNCLDRHLPEKANQTAIIFEPNNPNDVVRKLSYQELYIEVCKFANVLKSLGVKKGDRVCIYTPMVPEGAIAMLACARIGAVHSVVFAGFSATSLADRINDSECKILITADAVYRGDKLVALKNIADDALQNCPSIEHCIIYNNRSENVNMVTSRDLWWHELMTDISAECHSVPMDAEDPLFILYTSGSTGKPKGVLHTTGGYMIYVGYTFLNVFNYQKEEIFWCTADIGWVTGHSYLIYGPLLNGATTVMFEGVPNFPNAGRFWEVVDKHKVNIFYTAPTAIRALEAQGTQWFDGKSLSSLRVLGSVGEPINEEAWQWYHKNVGHTNCPIVDTWWQTETGGILISPIAGITPLKPAFATLPLPGIQPVLIDTEGKEIEGNDVEGNLCIKFPWPGMSRTLYGDHERFRQTYYNTYHNYYFTGDGARRDSEGYYRITGRVDDVINVSGHRIGTGEVEDAINSHASVVESAVVGYPHEIKGQGIFAFVIITEYQENLNVEIKEAVSKVIGPFARPDKIIIVPGLPKTRSGKIMRRILRKIAEGDVSNLGDTSTLLDPGVVEQIKVLAGV